The Paenibacillus sophorae genome has a segment encoding these proteins:
- a CDS encoding sirohydrochlorin chelatase has product MNPGVLIISHGSRDTSWVAIVDEGVSELSLREDLPVAVSFLELVEGRSIQDGIDTLEGQGVTDILVIPLFVSSGSTHVDEIAYALGAKDEPEKETDLERFRVTARVHYGDPVDDDPDIAVMVWDKIRELSVNPARETILLVGHGSVHAGFRQRWERGMSSLAECVRKVSGIAAADYALLSPDSVGDKVRYWREQGHEVLVAPIFLSEGYFTKNVIPGRLQGLIYKYTGKTLLPHPLLPHFIAAQVEEMLKRLRGGESETGR; this is encoded by the coding sequence ATGAACCCGGGCGTGCTCATCATCAGTCACGGTTCGCGCGATACGTCCTGGGTGGCTATCGTAGATGAAGGGGTAAGTGAATTATCGCTGCGGGAAGATCTTCCCGTGGCGGTTTCTTTTTTGGAGCTGGTGGAAGGGCGTTCCATTCAGGACGGGATCGATACATTGGAAGGGCAGGGCGTTACGGATATTCTGGTCATCCCGCTGTTCGTCTCGTCGGGTAGCACCCATGTTGATGAGATAGCCTATGCGCTCGGGGCCAAGGATGAACCGGAAAAAGAGACCGATCTTGAGCGGTTTAGAGTAACAGCTCGCGTTCATTATGGCGACCCCGTCGACGACGATCCGGATATCGCGGTCATGGTCTGGGATAAGATCCGGGAGCTGTCGGTTAATCCCGCCAGAGAGACGATACTGCTGGTCGGCCACGGAAGCGTGCATGCCGGCTTCCGCCAGCGCTGGGAACGGGGAATGTCTTCGCTGGCGGAATGCGTCCGCAAGGTCAGCGGCATTGCGGCGGCGGATTATGCGCTGCTGAGTCCGGACAGTGTAGGCGATAAGGTACGGTACTGGCGTGAACAGGGGCATGAGGTGCTGGTCGCGCCGATTTTTTTAAGTGAAGGCTACTTTACCAAGAATGTCATTCCGGGGAGGCTCCAAGGATTAATCTATAAATATACCGGAAAAACGCTGCTGCCACACCCGCTGCTGCCGCACTTTATCGCGGCTCAAGTGGAGGAGATGCTGAAAAGGCTGCGCGGAGGAGAAAGTGAAACGGGCCGGTAA
- a CDS encoding diacylglycerol kinase has translation MKTARLIYNPTSGREEMRRRLADILDRLDQGGIEATTHATTGEGDATAAAADAVNRGYDLIIAAGGDGTLNEVVNGMAEKPNLPPLGVLPLGTTNDFARAMGIPKHWEESCDLIIQQQSRLIDLGKANDRYFINIAGGGTLTELTYEVPSRLKTMMGQLAYYLKGIEKMASLSPTELVIRASGQELIHDEFMLFLIANTNSVGGFEKLAPDARIDDGLFDVIALKKCNLAELIRLVTLALRGEHLQDKKVVYFRTNEMEVTSPGHVQLNLDGELGGTLPGHFRILPQHLRIFAQNT, from the coding sequence ATGAAAACTGCGAGATTAATATATAATCCAACCTCCGGGCGGGAAGAAATGAGGAGAAGGCTTGCCGATATTCTGGACCGTCTCGACCAGGGCGGCATTGAGGCTACCACTCATGCAACGACGGGAGAAGGCGATGCGACAGCGGCGGCGGCCGATGCGGTGAATCGCGGATACGATCTCATTATTGCGGCCGGCGGTGACGGTACGCTGAATGAGGTGGTTAATGGGATGGCGGAGAAGCCGAACCTTCCTCCTCTCGGGGTGCTTCCGCTGGGAACCACAAATGATTTTGCGCGCGCTATGGGTATTCCGAAGCACTGGGAAGAATCCTGTGATCTGATTATTCAGCAGCAGTCGCGTCTTATTGATCTTGGCAAAGCCAATGACCGCTATTTTATCAATATTGCCGGCGGCGGCACGCTGACCGAGCTGACATACGAAGTGCCCAGCAGGCTGAAGACTATGATGGGACAGCTCGCCTATTATTTAAAAGGAATCGAGAAAATGGCCAGCCTGTCCCCGACGGAGCTGGTGATCCGCGCAAGCGGGCAGGAGCTGATCCATGACGAGTTCATGCTGTTCCTGATTGCCAATACAAATTCCGTCGGCGGGTTCGAGAAGCTCGCCCCCGATGCGCGGATCGACGATGGGCTGTTCGATGTCATCGCCCTGAAGAAATGCAACCTCGCCGAATTAATCCGCCTGGTCACCCTGGCGCTGCGCGGCGAGCATCTGCAGGATAAGAAAGTCGTGTATTTCCGCACGAATGAAATGGAAGTGACCTCTCCCGGTCATGTTCAGTTGAACCTGGATGGAGAGCTGGGCGGCACGCTTCCGGGCCATTTCCGGATACTGCCCCAGCATTTGCGGATATTCGCGCAGAATACCTAG
- the rlmD gene encoding 23S rRNA (uracil(1939)-C(5))-methyltransferase RlmD: MNNNRSGRRQGRRDSSAGVAAGLPVNKNDEVVLDIIGMTHEGEGVGRVEGYTLFVQGALPGEKVRAKVLKTKKQYGYAKLLELVEASASRIAPPCPIYDQCGGCQLQHMDYAAQLKWKRQLVVDNLERIGKLDVMKGEADGEALRERKRIGEPGEGGGEADAEVLAGAPQGGNAAPGEVSRRGGIVVRPTLGMDGPWRYRNKAQVPIGAADGGLIGGFYARGSHRIIDMETCLIQHEHNDAVVSAVKRIGRELGISAYNEETGRGLLRHVIVKKAFRTGEMMLVLVTNGRDIPHVDAWIGSIREQLPDVVSICQNVNTQRTNVIFGDETRVLWGRDVIYDYIGDVQFAISARSFYQVNPAQTEVLYGKTVEYAGLTGRETVIDAYCGIGTISLFLAQHADRVYGVEIVSEAIEDARSNAELNGMKNVVFEVGASEDVIPNWKAQGITADVIVVDPPRKGCDPHLLETILEMKPERVVYVSCNPSTLARDLRVLEDGGYKTVEVQPVDMFPWTVHVECCSLLVRKD; the protein is encoded by the coding sequence ATGAATAATAACCGCAGCGGCCGCCGTCAAGGCCGCCGGGACAGTTCGGCGGGAGTCGCCGCCGGGCTGCCTGTAAATAAAAACGATGAGGTCGTGCTCGATATTATCGGCATGACGCATGAAGGCGAAGGGGTAGGCCGGGTAGAGGGCTATACCCTTTTTGTGCAGGGGGCGCTTCCCGGAGAGAAAGTCCGGGCGAAGGTGCTCAAGACGAAGAAGCAGTACGGATACGCCAAGCTGCTGGAGCTTGTAGAGGCAAGCGCTTCCCGCATCGCGCCGCCCTGCCCGATCTATGACCAGTGCGGCGGCTGTCAGCTGCAGCATATGGACTACGCCGCTCAGCTAAAGTGGAAGCGGCAGCTTGTAGTGGACAACCTGGAGCGGATTGGGAAGTTGGATGTGATGAAGGGTGAGGCGGACGGAGAGGCGCTACGCGAACGGAAGCGGATCGGGGAGCCGGGTGAGGGCGGCGGTGAAGCGGACGCGGAAGTGCTGGCGGGAGCGCCGCAGGGAGGGAATGCCGCTCCGGGCGAGGTGTCCCGTCGCGGCGGTATCGTCGTGCGGCCCACGCTCGGCATGGACGGGCCCTGGCGCTACCGCAACAAGGCCCAGGTGCCGATCGGCGCTGCCGACGGCGGGCTGATTGGCGGCTTCTACGCGCGCGGCAGCCACCGGATCATCGACATGGAGACCTGTCTGATTCAGCATGAGCATAACGACGCTGTGGTGTCGGCGGTCAAGCGGATCGGCCGGGAGCTTGGCATCTCCGCTTATAATGAAGAAACCGGCCGCGGCCTGCTGCGGCATGTCATCGTCAAGAAGGCGTTCCGTACGGGCGAAATGATGCTGGTATTGGTGACCAACGGACGGGATATCCCGCATGTTGATGCCTGGATCGGCAGCATCCGTGAGCAGCTTCCGGATGTCGTGAGCATCTGTCAGAACGTCAACACGCAGCGGACGAACGTTATTTTTGGCGACGAGACCCGCGTGTTGTGGGGCAGAGATGTCATTTATGACTACATCGGGGATGTGCAGTTCGCTATTTCGGCGCGTTCATTCTATCAGGTGAATCCGGCACAGACCGAAGTGTTGTATGGCAAAACGGTGGAGTATGCGGGACTGACAGGCAGGGAAACTGTGATCGACGCCTATTGCGGCATTGGTACTATCTCGCTGTTCCTTGCGCAGCATGCGGATCGGGTGTATGGCGTAGAGATCGTTTCTGAAGCCATCGAGGATGCGCGGTCGAACGCTGAACTGAACGGTATGAAGAATGTGGTGTTCGAGGTTGGGGCATCCGAGGACGTCATCCCGAACTGGAAAGCGCAGGGCATCACCGCCGACGTCATCGTCGTCGATCCCCCGCGCAAAGGCTGCGATCCCCACCTGCTGGAGACGATCCTGGAAATGAAGCCGGAGCGGGTGGTGTATGTGTCCTGCAACCCGTCCACCCTGGCAAGGGATTTGCGTGTGCTGGAGGATGGTGGGTATAAGACGGTGGAGGTGCAGCCGGTTGATATGTTTCCGTGGACGGTTCATGTGGAGTGTTGCTCACTGTTGGTCAGGAAAGACTAA